The following are from one region of the Sandaracinus amylolyticus genome:
- a CDS encoding ribbon-helix-helix domain-containing protein, whose translation MCMSASERSERGIRDRKRGPAVAYVTAYVAPELARELKMRAAAEGRTGSELVERAIAAMLHGEGAGQSASMVR comes from the coding sequence ATGTGCATGAGTGCGAGCGAACGGTCAGAGCGAGGCATTCGCGATCGTAAGCGCGGGCCCGCTGTCGCGTACGTCACGGCGTACGTCGCGCCCGAGCTTGCGCGCGAGCTGAAGATGCGAGCCGCGGCCGAGGGCCGAACGGGCTCCGAGCTCGTGGAGCGCGCGATCGCCGCGATGCTTCACGGAGAGGGCGCCGGGCAGTCGGCGTCGATGGTGCGCTGA
- a CDS encoding SDH family Clp fold serine proteinase, with protein MGRKERKEIIGKIEAHRKSKLLCYVTGDRSPITAQIGDDAVRPIFDHLRAFKKVSTLDLFIYSRGGAIDVPWRIVNAIRAASDEWRILIPFRANSAATLLALGADAIVMGKQGELGPIDPTLNTKRVVPGQNAIVQDAVSVEDVMAFVKFIQERCGLSEQDAIATAAGKLIDRVDAVVLGSLYRTHSHIRDVARRTLLSRKQPPNDQVLTTIVQTLAEQVYAHGHAIGYEAATAIGLPVEQADDVLEPLMWALLEDYESELKIREPLDPVAAVGTKDAYDEDACIAVVESAASVHRHVGRIEIRAKRQMPPQMNVNVNLSLQAPTLPQGMAPQQAQQMLQQLLQQAQPALLQGAQQAVQDALAKQAPLIGVDAAWRGGHWTHEP; from the coding sequence ATGGGGCGGAAAGAGCGCAAAGAAATCATCGGGAAGATCGAGGCTCATCGTAAGAGCAAGCTGCTCTGCTACGTGACGGGTGATCGGTCGCCGATCACAGCGCAGATCGGCGACGACGCTGTCAGACCGATCTTCGATCACCTCAGGGCCTTCAAGAAGGTTTCGACGCTCGACCTCTTCATCTACAGTCGCGGAGGCGCGATCGATGTGCCGTGGAGGATCGTCAATGCGATCCGTGCCGCGAGCGACGAATGGCGGATCCTGATCCCGTTCCGCGCCAACAGCGCCGCGACACTCCTAGCGCTGGGTGCGGACGCGATCGTGATGGGAAAGCAGGGCGAACTCGGCCCGATCGACCCGACGCTGAACACAAAGCGGGTCGTACCCGGGCAGAACGCCATCGTGCAGGACGCTGTCAGCGTCGAAGATGTCATGGCGTTCGTGAAGTTCATCCAGGAGCGATGCGGCCTCAGCGAACAGGACGCGATCGCTACAGCCGCTGGGAAGTTGATCGACCGCGTCGACGCGGTCGTGCTCGGAAGCCTCTACCGAACGCACTCGCACATCCGTGACGTTGCTAGACGCACGCTGCTCTCCCGGAAGCAGCCCCCGAACGATCAAGTGTTGACCACGATTGTGCAGACCCTGGCTGAGCAGGTCTACGCACACGGTCACGCGATCGGGTACGAGGCAGCTACTGCCATCGGCCTCCCCGTCGAGCAGGCGGACGACGTGCTCGAACCCCTGATGTGGGCGCTCTTGGAGGACTACGAGTCGGAGCTCAAGATCCGCGAGCCGCTCGATCCCGTCGCGGCGGTGGGCACGAAGGACGCGTACGACGAGGACGCCTGCATCGCCGTCGTTGAGAGCGCCGCGAGCGTACACCGGCACGTCGGGCGCATTGAGATCCGGGCCAAGCGACAGATGCCCCCGCAGATGAACGTCAATGTGAACCTCTCACTGCAAGCGCCCACCCTGCCGCAAGGGATGGCCCCGCAGCAGGCGCAGCAGATGCTCCAGCAACTTCTGCAACAGGCCCAGCCCGCGCTGCTGCAAGGCGCCCAGCAGGCCGTGCAGGACGCGTTGGCGAAGCAGGCGCCCCTCATCGGTGTCGATGCGGCTTGGCGTGGAGGCCACTGGACGCATGAACCGTAG
- a CDS encoding peptidoglycan recognition family protein, which translates to MRSTTPAIAVLCLVLVATVARAQDFPRGRDAGALIRTPGVRARTWTAIIVHHSASSEGNAASMDAYHRGVRHMPRGLAYHFVIGNGHGLGDGEIEVGPRWTQQQPGAHVASRLRDASTRALWDEVAIGIVLVGNFEETAPTRRQLATLSELVSALQRRFRIEGARVFDHGEIDGAHTACPGRSLHRVVRGLRSRADG; encoded by the coding sequence ATGCGCTCGACGACGCCGGCGATCGCCGTCCTCTGTCTCGTCCTCGTTGCGACAGTGGCTCGCGCGCAGGACTTCCCGCGAGGCCGCGACGCCGGCGCGCTGATCCGCACCCCCGGTGTGCGAGCGCGTACGTGGACTGCGATCATCGTGCACCACAGCGCGTCGTCCGAGGGCAACGCCGCCTCGATGGACGCGTACCACCGCGGCGTGCGGCACATGCCGCGTGGCTTGGCCTATCACTTCGTGATCGGGAACGGCCACGGCCTCGGTGACGGCGAGATCGAAGTCGGACCGCGGTGGACGCAGCAGCAGCCCGGCGCGCACGTCGCGTCCCGGCTCCGCGACGCGAGCACGCGCGCGCTCTGGGACGAGGTCGCGATCGGGATCGTCCTCGTCGGCAACTTCGAGGAGACCGCTCCGACGCGGCGGCAGCTCGCGACGCTGAGCGAGCTCGTCTCGGCGCTGCAGCGGCGCTTCCGCATCGAGGGCGCGCGCGTCTTCGACCACGGTGAGATCGACGGGGCGCACACCGCGTGCCCCGGCCGATCGCTCCACCGCGTCGTGCGCGGCCTGAGGAGCCGGGCTGACGGCTGA
- the trxB gene encoding thioredoxin-disulfide reductase, protein MKTHNVVIIGSGPAGLTAAIYAARANLKPLLIEGAIIGGIPGGQLMITTTVENYPGFPEGITGPDLMAKWRAQAARFGTEIITADVDRVDFSKRPFEMWCGEDHYRAQSVIVATGAKAKWLGIESEHKLENRGVSACATCDGYFFRNQDVCVVGGGDTAMEEALYLAGLCKSVTIIHRRKDFRASRIMVERAQKNPKIKWLLDTVVTEVLDVEKNTVTGVRVKNIVTGEEMVYDTQGLFVAIGHQPNTQFFQGQLDMDENGYLKTKAGTTRTNIEGVFAAGDVQDHVYRQAVTAAGTGCMAAIEAERWLAANDLVIH, encoded by the coding sequence ATGAAGACCCACAACGTCGTGATCATCGGCTCGGGCCCCGCGGGCCTCACCGCCGCCATCTACGCCGCGCGCGCGAACCTCAAGCCCCTGCTCATCGAGGGCGCGATCATCGGCGGCATCCCCGGCGGTCAGCTCATGATCACCACGACCGTCGAGAACTATCCGGGCTTCCCCGAGGGCATCACCGGCCCCGATCTCATGGCGAAATGGCGCGCCCAGGCGGCGCGCTTCGGCACCGAGATCATCACGGCCGACGTCGATCGCGTCGACTTCTCCAAGCGCCCGTTCGAGATGTGGTGCGGCGAGGATCACTACCGCGCGCAGTCGGTCATCGTCGCGACCGGCGCGAAGGCGAAGTGGCTCGGCATCGAGAGCGAGCACAAGCTCGAGAACCGCGGCGTCAGCGCGTGCGCGACCTGCGACGGCTACTTCTTCCGCAACCAGGACGTGTGCGTCGTGGGCGGCGGCGACACCGCGATGGAAGAGGCGCTCTACCTCGCGGGCCTCTGCAAGAGCGTCACGATCATCCATCGCCGCAAGGACTTCCGCGCGTCGCGCATCATGGTCGAGCGCGCGCAGAAGAACCCGAAGATCAAGTGGCTCCTCGACACCGTCGTCACCGAGGTGCTCGACGTCGAGAAGAACACCGTCACCGGCGTGCGCGTGAAGAACATCGTGACCGGCGAAGAGATGGTCTACGACACGCAGGGCCTCTTCGTCGCGATCGGTCACCAGCCGAACACCCAGTTCTTCCAGGGCCAGCTCGACATGGACGAGAACGGGTACCTGAAGACCAAGGCCGGCACGACGCGCACCAACATCGAAGGCGTGTTCGCCGCGGGCGACGTGCAGGATCACGTCTACCGCCAGGCCGTGACCGCCGCGGGCACCGGCTGCATGGCGGCGATCGAAGCCGAGCGCTGGCTCGCCGCGAACGATCTCGTGATCCACTGA
- a CDS encoding carotenoid oxygenase family protein, whose protein sequence is MIPTATAPSISEPSPSLHDDRATHLAYTSSVPREHGFEPLRIEGRLPEGLRGTLYRNGPGLWDLFGRPYSHSFECDGAVAAVRLDGANALGAHRVTESVGLREERAAGRPLYGSNAAWRTRVWNALRLRAKNTANTALLSWQGRLFALLEAACPTELDPATLDTIGPSDLGIEKLVAFTAHPHAVASHRTTYSYGVELGPLPKLDVHALPWTGRARRLTRIPLAHNVMIHDFAATERHLVFFVGPAELVIWRALFAAGDFRSLFEWRPQHGSEVIVVPISDPSRVVRFSVDAFWSWHIANAFERRDEIVIDLVRYEDFATMDQLGASGAPFEQGVPTRVVLDPARRTMHRDPLTDVHAEFPMIDQRIAGTSHRTMLLASDSGTRNALLRLDLERDRLSRYELEPGERASEMVFAPRAKNAPVDEGWALTMIWSARTSTSHLAILDASRLEDGPLARVHFDHTVPLTFHGVFVPS, encoded by the coding sequence ATGATCCCGACCGCGACCGCGCCTTCGATCTCCGAGCCGAGCCCTTCGCTCCACGACGATCGCGCGACGCACCTCGCGTACACGTCGAGCGTCCCGCGCGAGCACGGGTTCGAGCCGCTGCGCATCGAAGGTCGTCTGCCCGAGGGCTTGCGCGGCACGCTCTATCGCAACGGTCCGGGGCTCTGGGACCTCTTCGGCCGTCCTTACTCGCACTCGTTCGAGTGTGATGGCGCGGTCGCCGCGGTGCGGCTCGACGGCGCGAACGCGCTCGGCGCGCATCGCGTCACCGAGAGCGTCGGTCTGCGCGAAGAGCGCGCCGCGGGTCGTCCGCTCTACGGCTCGAACGCTGCGTGGCGCACGCGGGTGTGGAACGCGCTGCGCCTCCGCGCGAAGAACACCGCGAACACCGCGCTGCTCTCGTGGCAAGGGCGCCTCTTCGCGTTGCTCGAGGCGGCGTGCCCGACCGAGCTCGACCCCGCGACGCTCGACACGATCGGCCCGAGCGATCTCGGCATCGAGAAGCTCGTCGCGTTCACCGCGCATCCGCACGCGGTCGCGTCGCACCGCACGACGTACTCGTACGGCGTCGAGCTCGGGCCGCTGCCGAAGCTCGACGTGCACGCGCTGCCGTGGACCGGTCGGGCGCGACGCCTCACGCGCATCCCGCTCGCGCACAACGTGATGATCCACGACTTCGCGGCGACCGAGCGGCACCTCGTGTTCTTCGTCGGGCCCGCGGAGCTCGTGATCTGGCGCGCGCTCTTCGCGGCGGGCGATTTCCGATCACTCTTCGAGTGGCGCCCCCAGCACGGCAGCGAGGTGATCGTCGTGCCGATCTCCGATCCCTCGCGCGTGGTGCGGTTCTCGGTGGACGCGTTCTGGTCGTGGCACATCGCGAACGCGTTCGAGCGCCGTGACGAGATCGTGATCGACCTCGTGCGCTACGAGGACTTCGCGACGATGGATCAGCTCGGCGCGTCGGGCGCACCGTTCGAGCAGGGCGTGCCCACGCGCGTGGTGCTCGATCCCGCGCGCCGCACGATGCATCGCGATCCGCTCACCGACGTGCACGCCGAGTTCCCGATGATCGACCAGCGCATCGCAGGCACGTCGCACCGCACGATGCTCCTCGCGAGCGACTCGGGCACCCGCAACGCGCTGCTGCGGCTCGACCTCGAGCGCGATCGCCTGTCGCGCTACGAGCTCGAGCCGGGAGAGCGCGCGTCCGAGATGGTCTTCGCCCCGCGCGCGAAGAACGCGCCGGTCGACGAGGGCTGGGCGCTCACGATGATCTGGAGCGCCCGCACGAGCACGAGCCACCTCGCGATCCTCGACGCATCACGCCTCGAAGACGGGCCGCTCGCGCGCGTGCACTTCGATCACACCGTGCCCCTCACGTTCCACGGCGTGTTCGTCCCGAGCTGA
- a CDS encoding PilZ domain-containing protein, whose translation MSADNRKHRRYAVELAAEVEIRGETIVASTQNVSAGGVGLIVDREVKEGSELAVTLFLTQDGIEDPDENPFEAKAIVAWTAVQDAGTWIAGVRFAKVSPSQSKQLERFLGKLDPG comes from the coding sequence ATGAGCGCCGACAACCGCAAGCATCGCCGTTACGCCGTCGAGCTCGCCGCGGAGGTGGAGATCCGCGGCGAGACGATCGTCGCGTCGACCCAGAACGTCTCGGCCGGTGGCGTGGGTCTGATCGTCGATCGCGAGGTGAAGGAAGGCAGCGAGCTCGCGGTGACGCTCTTCCTCACGCAGGACGGGATCGAAGATCCCGACGAGAACCCGTTCGAGGCGAAGGCGATCGTCGCGTGGACCGCTGTGCAGGACGCGGGCACGTGGATCGCGGGTGTGCGCTTCGCGAAGGTGTCGCCTTCGCAGAGCAAGCAGCTCGAGCGCTTCCTCGGCAAGCTCGATCCCGGCTGA
- a CDS encoding bifunctional riboflavin kinase/FAD synthetase, giving the protein MTRGRRTAVIPGNHDGVHAGHRALIDEARRRADAAGLDVVPLTFDPHPLAVLAPERAPVPITTIARRIELLRAAGADDVAVARFDAAYAARTAEDFVDDVLVRELSAREVIVGPDFRFGAGRTGTIERLRELGASRGFGVTEVAPVELPDVGRVSSTRVREALREGAIDRATRMLGRVHDVDGTIVEGFRRGRTIGFPTANLDCDPILMPADGVYAVIARVIAPQRDPQLLRGVANLGTRPTFAAGRSVEVHLFDFTGDLYGARLRVGFVARLRAEQKFDGIDALRAQIAKDAQAARDRLVQDEPTWRLL; this is encoded by the coding sequence ATGACGCGAGGGCGACGCACCGCGGTGATCCCCGGCAACCACGACGGTGTGCACGCCGGGCACCGCGCGCTGATCGACGAGGCCCGACGGCGTGCCGACGCCGCGGGCCTCGACGTCGTTCCGCTCACCTTCGATCCGCACCCGCTCGCGGTGCTCGCGCCCGAGCGCGCCCCCGTGCCGATCACCACGATCGCGCGTCGCATCGAGCTGCTTCGTGCGGCGGGCGCCGACGACGTCGCGGTCGCGCGCTTCGATGCCGCGTACGCGGCGCGCACTGCCGAGGACTTCGTCGACGACGTGCTCGTGCGCGAGCTCTCGGCGCGAGAGGTGATCGTCGGGCCCGACTTCCGCTTCGGCGCCGGGCGCACCGGCACGATCGAGCGCCTTCGCGAGCTCGGCGCATCGCGGGGGTTCGGCGTGACCGAGGTCGCGCCGGTCGAGCTGCCCGACGTCGGTCGCGTGAGCTCGACGCGGGTGCGCGAGGCGCTCCGCGAGGGCGCGATCGATCGCGCGACGCGCATGCTCGGTCGCGTGCACGACGTCGACGGAACGATCGTCGAGGGCTTCCGTCGCGGCCGCACCATCGGCTTCCCGACCGCGAACCTCGACTGCGATCCGATCCTCATGCCGGCCGACGGCGTCTACGCGGTGATCGCGCGCGTGATCGCGCCGCAGCGCGATCCGCAGCTCCTGCGCGGCGTCGCGAACCTCGGCACGCGCCCCACCTTCGCCGCGGGCCGCTCGGTCGAGGTGCATCTCTTCGACTTCACTGGTGATCTCTACGGCGCGCGGCTGCGCGTCGGGTTCGTCGCGCGGCTGCGCGCCGAGCAGAAATTCGACGGCATCGACGCACTTCGGGCACAGATCGCCAAGGACGCCCAGGCGGCGCGTGATCGGCTCGTCCAGGACGAGCCGACGTGGAGGCTCCTCTGA
- a CDS encoding TonB-dependent receptor domain-containing protein, with the protein MLVATVLTGALGISSVARADVRTEARTHFRRGMALIAEGRVDEGVAALQEAYEILPHPNVLYNIARAYAESGRYDEARDYFERYLETDPPDRSEVQQFLVAIGDRQAAVAARERAQRAGDSTTTTSSSSEPSSGARPLASIEEIQALEDSATQIAALAEATESEALRRRAEQLRSLAVDLRSRGRVGGVTRGRTVDPVGSAGSAGGAGEGGAGGGPDPAVDPTLAIRAAESDVYEESVVSAARFAQSPLDAPASTTVISRQDLRLSGLWSLPEALRRAAGVDVMTTTPVDSNLGIRGFNQRLSNRVLVLVDGRSTYIDTLGATLWATLPVGPSDVERIEIIRGPASALYGANSFSGIVNIITRAPGEPSTEAILGGGNGNTLWGHAQTSGRIERLAYRIAAGYLRADRFTREVGPDRVDYFTPDEYGDPAAATAGGFANASLRYRIIPELQVSLQGGIVDRLQNFQGTGPLRDFIARGPVGHVLGSIETPYGSIRAFYTHFDAQAQLGSVPRGGDPVRGDFVSGTFDVEAEFAQEFDLLVHHNLHVGASYRRKTVAWDYLGQAYEQNHYALFIQDAMRLTEWLSVVGSFRTDFHPLLPDPVFSPRGAVLVHPSQRSTIRASVGTAFRTPTFLESYLDLRNPTPIPGVHVIAQGSEIARGEPLQPENILSAELGYRNEEFEFLDFEINVYYNRVSNLISLAQVQPFRLADYSGGVDQGDFLQSYSRGTASYPVGTITFQNEPPIFDVVGGEAMTRIYPVTGLDIYANYAINQTFTTVPATASGVFRTEEARTSTHHVNAGIQYRSEFGLDISVDFHFASEQRWLEQVFTTEGGGGVAYGEFDLPAYYLINARIGYRLFDDHLDIGIVGYNITDNRHRQHPFGQELSARFMLTVAYRM; encoded by the coding sequence ATGCTCGTCGCGACGGTGCTCACCGGTGCGTTGGGGATCAGCTCGGTCGCACGTGCAGACGTTCGCACCGAGGCCCGCACGCATTTCCGTCGCGGCATGGCGCTCATCGCGGAGGGCCGTGTCGACGAGGGTGTCGCGGCGCTGCAGGAGGCCTACGAGATCCTTCCGCACCCGAACGTCCTCTACAACATCGCGCGCGCCTACGCGGAGAGCGGGCGCTACGACGAAGCGCGCGACTACTTCGAGCGGTACCTCGAGACCGACCCGCCCGATCGCAGCGAAGTGCAGCAGTTCCTCGTCGCGATCGGCGATCGCCAGGCCGCGGTCGCGGCGCGCGAACGTGCGCAGCGGGCCGGAGACTCGACGACCACGACGTCGTCGTCGTCGGAGCCTTCGAGCGGTGCGCGGCCACTCGCGTCGATCGAGGAGATCCAGGCGCTCGAGGACTCCGCCACGCAGATCGCGGCGCTCGCCGAGGCGACGGAGAGCGAAGCGCTGCGGCGTCGTGCCGAGCAGCTGCGCTCGCTCGCCGTCGATCTGCGGAGCCGTGGTCGCGTGGGGGGGGTGACCCGCGGGCGCACCGTCGATCCCGTGGGGAGCGCGGGCTCGGCGGGTGGCGCGGGCGAGGGTGGTGCCGGTGGGGGCCCGGATCCCGCGGTCGATCCGACGCTCGCGATCCGCGCGGCCGAGTCCGACGTGTACGAGGAGTCGGTCGTGTCCGCGGCGCGCTTCGCGCAGTCGCCGCTCGATGCGCCGGCCTCGACGACGGTCATCTCGCGGCAGGACCTGCGCCTCAGCGGTCTCTGGAGCCTGCCCGAGGCCTTGCGCCGCGCGGCGGGCGTCGACGTCATGACCACGACGCCGGTCGACTCGAACCTCGGCATCCGTGGGTTCAACCAGCGTCTGTCGAACCGCGTGCTCGTGCTCGTCGACGGACGATCGACGTACATCGACACGCTCGGCGCGACGCTCTGGGCGACGCTGCCGGTCGGCCCCTCGGACGTCGAGCGCATCGAGATCATCCGCGGTCCTGCGTCGGCGCTCTACGGCGCGAACTCGTTCAGCGGCATCGTCAACATCATCACGCGCGCTCCCGGCGAGCCCTCGACCGAGGCGATCCTCGGCGGCGGCAACGGCAACACGCTCTGGGGCCACGCGCAGACGTCGGGGCGCATCGAGCGGCTCGCGTATCGCATCGCCGCCGGATATCTGCGCGCCGATCGATTCACGCGCGAGGTCGGCCCCGATCGCGTCGACTACTTCACGCCCGACGAGTACGGCGATCCCGCTGCCGCGACGGCGGGTGGGTTCGCGAACGCGAGCCTTCGATATCGAATCATCCCCGAGCTGCAGGTCAGTCTGCAGGGCGGCATCGTCGATCGACTCCAGAACTTCCAGGGCACCGGCCCGCTGCGCGACTTCATCGCGCGCGGCCCGGTCGGGCACGTGCTCGGCAGCATCGAGACGCCCTACGGCTCGATCCGCGCGTTCTACACGCACTTCGACGCGCAGGCGCAGCTCGGCTCGGTGCCGCGCGGCGGCGATCCGGTGCGCGGCGACTTCGTCTCCGGCACCTTCGACGTCGAAGCGGAGTTCGCGCAGGAGTTCGATCTGCTGGTCCACCACAACCTGCACGTCGGCGCGAGCTATCGCCGCAAGACGGTCGCGTGGGACTACCTGGGCCAGGCGTACGAGCAGAACCACTACGCGCTGTTCATCCAGGACGCGATGCGGCTCACCGAGTGGCTGAGCGTCGTCGGCAGCTTCCGCACCGACTTCCATCCGCTCCTGCCCGACCCGGTGTTCTCGCCGCGCGGCGCGGTGCTCGTGCATCCGTCGCAGCGCTCGACGATCCGCGCATCGGTCGGCACTGCGTTCCGCACTCCGACGTTCCTCGAGTCGTATCTCGACCTCCGCAATCCGACTCCGATCCCGGGCGTGCACGTCATCGCACAAGGCTCGGAGATCGCGCGTGGTGAGCCGCTGCAGCCGGAGAACATCCTCTCGGCGGAGCTGGGCTACCGGAACGAGGAGTTCGAGTTCCTCGATTTCGAGATCAACGTCTATTACAACCGTGTGAGCAATCTGATCTCGCTCGCACAGGTCCAGCCGTTCCGGCTCGCCGATTACTCGGGTGGCGTCGACCAGGGCGATTTCCTGCAGAGCTACTCGCGCGGCACCGCGAGCTATCCGGTCGGCACGATCACGTTCCAGAACGAGCCGCCGATCTTCGACGTGGTGGGCGGCGAGGCGATGACGCGCATCTATCCCGTCACCGGCCTCGACATCTACGCGAACTACGCGATCAACCAGACGTTCACGACGGTCCCCGCGACCGCGAGCGGCGTGTTCCGCACCGAAGAGGCGCGCACGAGCACGCACCACGTGAACGCGGGCATCCAGTATCGCTCGGAGTTCGGTCTCGACATCAGCGTCGACTTCCACTTCGCGAGCGAGCAGCGCTGGCTCGAGCAGGTCTTCACCACCGAGGGCGGGGGTGGTGTGGCGTACGGCGAATTCGATCTCCCGGCCTATTACCTGATCAACGCGCGCATCGGATATCGGCTGTTCGACGATCATCTCGATATCGGGATCGTCGGATACAACATCACCGACAATCGACACAGACAGCATCCCTTTGGTCAGGAGCTGTCGGCGCGCTTCATGCTCACCGTCGCCTACCGGATGTGA